One window of Ziziphus jujuba cultivar Dongzao chromosome 5, ASM3175591v1 genomic DNA carries:
- the LOC107421521 gene encoding receptor-like protein 7, with protein sequence MLLQTFLLYPKVESWTIQEENTSDCCSWDGVECDQQSGNVIELDLSSSCLYGSINSNSTLLRLSHLRSLNLAYNHFNYSPIPYAIGNLSSIDLVGSYSSQLELLLELKTPNLSIFLQNMTNLNQLYLSYVDISSIVPDFLANFSSLTVISLNGCGMYGEFPKAIFQLPNLQVLSLRDNQDLTGYFPEFHIGSPLKQILLWNTSFSGEIPSSIKRLGSLNMLDRGGCNFSGLIPSSMGKLTRLTYLDLSENKFIAQIPYLLQNLTQLTLLILAQNYFHGVMPSSFSRLVNLEVLILHDNELSGAVNFDIFLNMKYLKILDLTANKFSVSITETNSTNASVPHFNVLGLGYCNLRKFPGFLRYQDNLRLLELVGNQIHGPIPNWLWNISLETIEVLDLGLNFLTGFGNRPGPVVLPWRRLNILYLFNDMLKGQLPIPPPSIITYGGCTQRTNRRNSTPVLQFKFSPIS encoded by the exons ATGCTTCTGCAGACCTTTTTGCTTTATCCAAAAGTTGAATCATGGACAATACAAGAAGAGAATACTAGTGATTGTTGCTCTTGGGATGGTGTCGAGTGTGATCAACAAAGCGGAAATGTCATCGAGCTTGACCTTAGCAGCAGTTGTCTTTATGGTTCCATCAATTCCAACAGCACCCTTTTACGTCTTTCTCATCTTCGAAGCCTTAACCTCGCCTATAACCATTTCAATTACTCCCCAATCCCGTATGCCATCGGCAATCTATCAAG TATTGATCTTGTTGGTTCATATTCTTCACAGTTGGAGTTGCTTTTAGAATTGAAAACTCCTAATTTAAGTATCTTTCTCCAAAATATGACCAACTTGAATCAACTTTATCTAAGCTATGTTGACATTTCCTCCATAGTGCCTGATTTTTTGGCAAATTTCTCTTCCTTGACAGTCATCTCTCTAAATGGCTGTGGGATGTATGGTGAATTTCCCAAGGCTATTTTTCAACTCCCAAACCTTCAGGTTCTTAGTTTAAGAGACAATCAAGACCTTACTGGTTATTTCCCTGAATTTCATATTGGTAGTCCTCTTAAGCAAATTTTGCTTTGGAATACTAGTTTCTCTGGGGAAATACCTTCTTCGATAAAAAGGCTTGGTTCCTTAAACATGTTAGATCGTGGGGGGTGTAATTTTTCTGGGTTAATTCCTTCCTCAATGGGTAAGCTAACTAGGCTTACTTATTTAGAcctttcagaaaataaatttatagctCAAATCCCTTATCTTCTTCAAAATCTTACACAATTAACTCTCCTAATTCTTGCACAAAATTACTTCCATGGTGTCATGCCAAGCTCATTTTCAAGACTTGTGAATCTTGAAGTTCTTATCCTTCATGACAACGAGTTGAGTGGCGCAgtgaattttgatatttttctcaACATGAAGTATCTCAAAATACTTGATCTAACAGCTAACAAATTTTCAGTGTCCATTACTGAAACTAACAGTACAAATGCATCTGTTCCTCATTTTAACGTTTTAGGATTGGGTTATTGTAATCTAAGAAAGTTTCCTGGTTTTTTAAGGTATCAGGACAATCTACGTCTTTTGGAACTTGTTGGGAACCAAATACATGGTCCAATACCTAATTGGCTATGGAACATAAGTTTGGAAACTATTGAAGTTTTGGACCTTGGTCTCAACTTCTTGACTGGGTTTGGCAACCGACCTGGTCCGGTTGTTCTTCCATGGCGGCGTCTTAATATCTTATACCTTTTCAACGACATGCTGAAAGGTCAACTTCCAATTCCTCCACCATCCATCATTACATATGGGGGTTGCACACAACGAACTAACCGGAGAAATTCCACCCCTGTTTTGCAATTTAAGTTCTCTCCAATATCTTGA
- the LOC107421522 gene encoding receptor-like protein 9DC3, producing MLQANQLHGIVGKPISNSGFPHLQVIDLSYDNFTGTKIFYDRIQDVLAAIDLSNNMFKEEIPESIGSLQGLHGIYQTFESLDLSGNELSGEIPHQLMQLTFLAFFNVSYNHLTGPIPQGNQFGTFGTSSYIGNLGLCGNPLQVKCGNSESPKVPPASFGENKNPFFGFEYDWITILPGYGCGLVVGLVVGNIVITERRYWFTKILYRIMNER from the exons ATGCTGCAAGCAAATCAACTTCATGGTATTGTTGGGAAACCTATTTCCAATTCTGGGTTTCCCCATTTGCAAGTTATAGATCTATCTTACGACAATTTTACAG GCACAAAAATATTCTACGATAGGATTCAAGATGTTTTGGCAGCTATTGACCTCTCAAACAACATGTTCAAAGAAGAGATTCCTGAGTCCATTGGGAGCTTACAAGGGCTTCAT GGAATTTATCAAACCTTCGAATCGCTTGATCTTTCTGGGAACGAGCTTTCCGGAGAAATCCCTCATCAACTTATGCAGCTCACATTTCTTGCATTCTTCAATGTATCTTATAACCATCTTACAGGACCTATACCACAAGGAAACCAGTTTGGCACATTTGGTACGAGTTCATACATTGGAAACTTGGGGTTGTGTGGTAATCCTTTACAAGTAAAGTGCGGAAATTCTGAGTCCCCCAAAGTACCTCCAGCAAGTTTTGGGGAgaacaaaaatccattttttggCTTTGAATATGATTGGATAACAATTTTGCCAGGTTATGGTTGTGGACTAGTAGTTGGGCTTGTTGTTGGGAATATTGTTATCACAGAGAGGCGATACTGGTTTACGAAGATTTTGTACCGCATCATGAACGAAAGatga